CGTGGCCGTGGCTAGTCTGTGATTTTGCTTATTGGGTTTTTTGGAATCTAGGGTTTGAACTCGTTCCTGAGTCAATTTTGGTGTTCTTAAATTTCCATGTCTGAATCTgagagttttgaatttttgtttcaaagcCTAAATCAGTGAAAGTATCTTTTCAATTGGTTTTGTGTTTGATGGGTCTTGTGTATGTTGTGCTGTCAGGTACTTGAATTGGCTGGAAATGCAGCAAGAGACAACAAGAAGACCCGTATTGTGCCACGCCACATCCAGCTAGCAGTGAGGAATGATGAAGAGCTAAGCAAGCTTCTTGGTGATGTTACAATTGCTAACGGAGGTGTGATGCCTAACATCCACAACCTTCTCCTCCCAAAGAAGACTGGTGGCTCCTCCAAGGCCTCGGCTGATGATGACAGTTAAATGTGAAGGAAGAGATCTAAAGGAAGTGTATTTTCTGTCACTGTGACTTCACTGTGAAAATTTGAAGTCTTTTAGCTTCAATTTTTCTTCAGATTTTAGGACTTGAGGCTGTGTTCATGTAAGGGTAGTTTTAGTAGTTAGGGTTTTACAATTAATGATGTGAATATAAATTGATCATCATCTTTGTGCTCATGTTAtggtggaaaatattttttttctatgtaatgGCATTTAATGCACGACTTGAATCTATccttatttgattttatcatcTGATTATTGTTTCGAATGAGATGGGATGTGTAGCAGGCAGTGGGTGTGGAGTGTTGTTTTCTAATTGGTGTTAGAGCGAGATGATAGGTGGTTGATATTGACGCTTGCATTTCAAAGCGGCTGAAGGATCTTTAGTGCTAGATTTGCATCAATTTCTTGTCGAAGCTTGACATGTTTCCTGGGTTTATTGGTTTTCTAGGTGTAGAAATTGACAGGAGGATTGTTGGGCCACCAATATGTGATGATACAGTCTATGCAAGTGCTTAGGAGTGTTGTCCTGAGGGTATGATTGGTATCGAGTGGAATTTACAAGAGATGACTACGAGTCTGTTAATAGATAGGCCATGATTAGAATGGTTATTACAGCAAACTCAGGAATACGTTGGAGTGGTTTATACCAAGAACATGGATGTTGACTTGCCAAGTTGCTCCCGTCTTAATTCTTCAATGACGGAAGATTGGTCCTCCCTTGCTTGTTTACATCAGAGAACTGTTTTTCCGTTTCTGTTGTGAGGAGCTAATTGATGATGGTTTTTTAGCTTGCgtggtttctttttaattgatatatttcagaGGAGCTTCAATCACTGTTGGAAACATTGAGGCCTGTTTGAGTTTGTGAGCGCAGAAATGCTTGGCTTGGCGTGGTGCTACTTGCTAGGAAAGAAATGCATTTAAAAGCATTTGGTTCTGTATAACAACAATacatgaagtaaaaaaaaatgacaagaccAAGGGACAGAAAATGTTAAATCAATCTGAATCTGTGGCAAATTCTCTTCGCACAACAAATTGCTCAAACGTGCACATCATATATACTAATATACATAAATCGCATGGTAATAGCAATCAGTAAGACATGTTAAAGGAAGAATCACGCTAGCATATTGCAGGCTATATTAACAACTCTTTCCCAGTTATAGCTAGTTGAGCTCTCTAAATGGTGCTCTCTCATCAGGAACAGACTGAAGTCTCTTTATTGTTGGTGAAGGACAAGTATTGACATTCTCCTTCACAGCATTGAAAAGCCCAGTATCACACTTCAACATGGCACTAGATGATCCACTATTGTCAAATGACTGCACCATGCATGCCAAGGATCCCATCAATTGCATGTCTTCATTGGAGAACTGGCTGATTCTCTCACCAAGTCCCGTGAAAAAGCCAAACAAATTGTCCCTTTCTGATGACATCTTCATTACATTTTCAGCCAAACTTTTGTTCCCTCTTTTCAGCTCATCTACCGAGGCTTCTGACATTCTCAGCTTCGTCTCCATTAGATTCTCTAATTTCTTCATTTCCAGCAGTTTTTCTTCTAGTTCAGCTTCAATTTCTATTGCCTTGTGTTTCGATTCCGAGAGTGATTTTTCCTGCaattccagtttcttttgtacAGAAAAGATGTCATCCTCCAGCTCcaataacatcattttcttctcttcaattTCCAGTTGGGCCAGAATCTCGGCTGAAGCGATCTTCTCCCAGGCCTCATGGACCAAACCAATCTCAGCCTGTTTCTCAGCAAGCtccaaagagagagagatcaacGAGCCATTAAATTTTTGTTCCCTCGACCTCACACATTGCAAGAGGTCGTCTATTCTTTGATCTTTCTCTTCCATGAGCTGGATAAAATGTTCTTTTTCAAGATCAAATTTTCTTTCAGCCTCTACCAGTGTCAACAGCGAAACTTCAAGTTCTCTTTTCAGCGATTCTTGCTCCAGCCACCCAACCTCTTTCTGCAGATCATCTAAAATTTTGTCCTTCTCTCTCATGGTTCGTAGAAAACCCTCTTTCTCTGATTCAAAGGACAGTACTGTCTCCTTTGCAGAAGTGGCTGCAGCTGACTCTCTTGTTTTAAGTTCTTTCTCAaagaaatcaatctgatgctgcATGCTATCTATTCTACTGTCCCTTGCTTTTAATAGACAGGCAAGGTCATCTTTCTCCTGCTTGATGGTTTCCTCAACTTCTACTTGTGATAGAAGAGAAGCTTCTATGTCTTTGCGCAACAACTGGCTTTCT
This is a stretch of genomic DNA from Populus alba chromosome 11, ASM523922v2, whole genome shotgun sequence. It encodes these proteins:
- the LOC118047463 gene encoding probable histone H2A.1, with the translated sequence MAGRGKTLGSGTAKKATSRSSKAGLQFPVGRIARFLKAGKYAERVGAGAPVYLAAVLEYLAAEVLELAGNAARDNKKTRIVPRHIQLAVRNDEELSKLLGDVTIANGGVMPNIHNLLLPKKTGGSSKASADDDS